Proteins from a single region of Rhodospirillales bacterium:
- a CDS encoding PQQ-dependent sugar dehydrogenase: protein MRTLVLTLLLAGLAMFGTADSVADERLATIRLPDGFVIEPFAEVPNARQMAWGAQGTLFVGTRRDGRVFAVTDDDGDGRGERVREIASGLQMPSGVAFHDGALYVGAVSTILRFDDIETRLDDPPDPIVVTDRLPSDQHHGWKVLGFGPDGYLYAPVGAPCNVCRVDGYYGSVLRMRPDGSEIEVYARGVRNSVGLAWHPVTDELWFTDNGRDHLGDDLPPCELNRAREPGLHYGFPFCHAGTLRDPNLGGDGECADAEPPAQALGPHVAPLGLAIHSGTNVPDSYRGAVFIAEHGSWNRTRKIGYRITVVRLADDHRTALGYETFADGWLKNERAWGRPADVLEAPDGSLMVSDDRAGKVYRIRYVGDMTTAADRS, encoded by the coding sequence ATGCGCACCCTTGTCCTCACTCTCCTGCTGGCCGGGCTCGCAATGTTCGGTACCGCCGACTCGGTTGCAGATGAACGTCTTGCCACCATCCGCCTGCCCGACGGATTCGTCATTGAGCCGTTTGCAGAAGTCCCCAATGCGCGGCAGATGGCCTGGGGGGCGCAGGGCACGCTCTTCGTCGGCACCCGCCGGGACGGGCGCGTGTTTGCGGTGACCGATGACGATGGCGACGGCCGGGGGGAACGCGTTCGCGAGATCGCGTCAGGTCTGCAAATGCCGAGCGGCGTTGCGTTCCACGACGGCGCTCTCTACGTGGGTGCCGTGAGCACCATCCTGCGCTTCGATGACATCGAGACCAGGTTGGACGATCCGCCGGACCCCATCGTCGTAACAGATCGGCTCCCGTCGGACCAACACCACGGCTGGAAGGTTCTGGGCTTCGGGCCGGACGGTTATCTCTACGCCCCGGTCGGCGCGCCCTGCAATGTCTGCCGGGTGGACGGCTACTACGGCAGCGTGCTCCGGATGCGCCCCGACGGTTCGGAGATCGAGGTCTATGCGCGGGGCGTGCGCAACTCGGTCGGGCTCGCGTGGCATCCGGTCACCGATGAACTGTGGTTCACCGACAACGGCCGGGACCATCTAGGCGACGATCTTCCGCCATGTGAACTCAATCGGGCTCGGGAACCCGGGCTCCATTACGGGTTCCCCTTCTGCCACGCCGGCACGCTCAGGGACCCGAACCTGGGAGGCGACGGGGAATGCGCCGATGCAGAACCCCCCGCGCAGGCCTTGGGTCCGCACGTGGCGCCGCTCGGACTCGCCATCCACTCCGGAACCAATGTGCCGGACAGCTATCGTGGCGCGGTATTCATCGCGGAACACGGATCCTGGAACCGGACCCGGAAGATCGGCTACCGGATTACCGTCGTGCGGCTCGCTGATGATCACCGAACCGCGCTGGGCTACGAGACATTTGCCGATGGGTGGCTCAAGAACGAGCGGGCGTGGGGCAGGCCGGCCGATGTCCTCGAAGCGCCTGACGGTTCCCTCATGGTGTCAGACGACCGGGCGGGGAAGGTCTACCGAATCCGCTACGTGGGCGACATGACGACGGCGGCCGACCGAAGCTGA
- the lpxC gene encoding UDP-3-O-acyl-N-acetylglucosamine deacetylase, producing MRAVEHTVARPVAYRDLGLFTGEPVAMTVHPAAAGSGIVLVRTDLPGSPEVPAQWGRVADAERRTMMLGAGNGATIWTVEHLLATFAGLGIDNARVELNGREVPILDGSAASLVAPLEEAGVVAQDRLRSWIRVRRPVRVENGIGTVVMEPAEGFVVHGTIDYPDTAIGRQSYEFALEGSRFRDEIASARTFCTPADAEKLRSQGLGLGGNPGNVIQVDGMRVQAKGGLRFPDEFIRHKVLDCVGDLYLAGAPLLGRVTFVRGGHELNRRLLSAIFSEPANWERSTCPPASGTWAGTAARVAVA from the coding sequence ATGCGCGCAGTAGAGCACACCGTTGCCCGACCGGTTGCATACCGTGACCTAGGGCTGTTTACGGGCGAACCGGTCGCGATGACGGTCCATCCTGCGGCTGCCGGATCCGGCATCGTTCTGGTGCGCACGGACTTACCCGGGTCGCCGGAAGTCCCCGCGCAATGGGGTCGCGTCGCCGATGCCGAGCGCCGGACCATGATGCTCGGTGCCGGCAATGGTGCGACGATCTGGACGGTGGAGCATCTGCTTGCCACGTTTGCCGGTTTGGGCATCGACAATGCCCGGGTGGAACTGAACGGCCGCGAAGTTCCGATCCTGGACGGCTCGGCCGCCAGCCTCGTGGCTCCCCTCGAGGAAGCCGGGGTGGTCGCGCAGGATCGTCTCAGGTCCTGGATTCGGGTTCGCCGCCCTGTGCGTGTCGAAAACGGCATCGGTACGGTGGTGATGGAGCCGGCTGAGGGGTTCGTGGTCCACGGCACCATCGACTACCCCGATACCGCGATTGGCCGGCAGAGCTACGAATTTGCGCTCGAGGGTTCCCGGTTCAGGGATGAGATTGCATCGGCCCGCACCTTCTGTACTCCCGCCGATGCAGAGAAGCTGCGCAGCCAGGGGCTGGGCCTGGGCGGCAATCCGGGAAACGTCATCCAGGTGGATGGCATGCGCGTCCAGGCCAAGGGCGGGCTTCGCTTTCCCGACGAGTTCATTCGCCACAAGGTGTTGGATTGCGTTGGTGACCTCTACCTCGCGGGCGCGCCGCTGCTCGGTCGGGTGACGTTCGTGCGAGGTGGTCACGAGTTGAACCGCCGCCTGCTGTCGGCGATCTTTTCCGAGCCGGCGAACTGGGAGCGGAGTACTTGCCCGCCCGCGTCGGGGACGTGGGCCGGAACTGCTGCCCGCGTTGCCGTGGCCTGA
- a CDS encoding electron transfer flavoprotein-ubiquinone oxidoreductase — translation MSESSGPPPEREAMEFDVVIVGAGPAGLAAAIRLRQLADEAGRDISVCVVEKASEVGAHTLSGAILDPRGLDELMPDWRSLDTPVQTQVSEERLLFLSAKSSFTWPHALLPPAMRNDGNYIISLGNLCRWLASTAESMGAAVFPGFAATELLTDGDRISGVATGDMGLAADGSRGPAWQPGVELRGTFTLLAEGCRGSLGKQVIRRFGLDRECEHQTYGLGLKELWQVAPERHQPGLVLHSAGWPLPGDTYGGSFLYHLEDRQVAVGFVVGLDYSNPHLSPYGEFQRFKTHPAIRPTFEGGQRIAYGARALNEGGPQSLPRLVFPGGALLGCDAGTLNVPRLKGTHTAIKSGMCAAEAVARALADGTGDCAAYDTEFRASWAYRELVRGRNVRPGFRYGRFWGTVLAGIDQILLRGRAPWTLRHGKPDHASLQDAASARPITYPKPDGEITFDRLTNVAFSGTNHEEGQPCHLQLADSDVPLSVNLARYDGPEQRYCPAGVYEFVVEQGEQQLRINAPNCLHCKACDIKDPTQNITWVPPQGGEGPRYPNM, via the coding sequence ATGAGTGAGTCTTCCGGCCCGCCTCCCGAGCGGGAAGCCATGGAGTTCGACGTGGTGATCGTGGGCGCCGGGCCGGCCGGCCTCGCAGCCGCGATCCGACTGCGCCAGCTGGCCGACGAGGCAGGTCGGGATATTTCCGTGTGCGTCGTGGAGAAGGCTTCCGAAGTCGGTGCCCACACGCTGTCAGGTGCAATTCTTGACCCGCGCGGCCTCGACGAACTCATGCCTGACTGGCGCTCGCTCGACACACCGGTTCAGACCCAGGTCAGCGAGGAACGGCTCCTGTTCCTGAGCGCCAAGAGCAGCTTCACTTGGCCGCACGCCCTCCTGCCGCCGGCCATGCGGAACGACGGCAACTACATCATCAGTCTCGGCAACCTATGCCGCTGGCTGGCGAGTACGGCCGAGAGCATGGGGGCCGCGGTCTTCCCCGGCTTCGCAGCGACCGAACTGCTCACGGACGGGGACCGGATTTCGGGGGTTGCAACAGGTGACATGGGGCTTGCGGCGGACGGTTCGCGCGGCCCGGCGTGGCAGCCCGGTGTCGAGCTCCGGGGCACCTTTACGCTCCTTGCGGAAGGTTGCCGCGGCAGTCTCGGCAAGCAGGTCATTCGGCGGTTCGGGCTTGATCGGGAATGCGAACACCAGACATACGGCCTCGGACTGAAGGAGCTCTGGCAGGTCGCGCCTGAGCGTCACCAGCCCGGACTCGTCCTCCACAGTGCGGGATGGCCGTTGCCTGGCGACACGTACGGCGGGTCGTTCCTGTATCACCTGGAGGACCGTCAGGTGGCCGTCGGGTTCGTGGTCGGGCTCGATTATTCGAATCCGCACCTCAGCCCATATGGCGAGTTCCAGCGGTTCAAGACACACCCTGCGATCCGGCCGACGTTCGAAGGCGGCCAGCGCATCGCATACGGCGCACGTGCCCTCAACGAGGGCGGGCCACAGAGCCTCCCCCGCCTCGTCTTCCCGGGCGGCGCACTGCTCGGCTGCGACGCGGGCACCCTGAACGTTCCGCGCCTCAAGGGCACGCATACGGCCATCAAGTCCGGCATGTGCGCGGCTGAGGCGGTCGCCCGGGCCTTGGCCGATGGCACTGGGGACTGCGCGGCCTACGACACGGAATTCCGCGCTTCGTGGGCCTATCGTGAGCTCGTTCGGGGCCGGAACGTGCGCCCCGGATTTCGCTACGGTCGGTTCTGGGGGACGGTTCTCGCCGGAATCGACCAGATCCTGCTCCGTGGCCGGGCGCCATGGACGCTCCGCCACGGCAAGCCCGACCACGCCAGCCTGCAAGATGCCGCTTCGGCGCGTCCGATCACCTATCCGAAGCCGGACGGCGAGATCACGTTCGACCGTCTGACCAACGTCGCGTTCTCAGGAACGAACCACGAGGAGGGTCAACCTTGTCACCTGCAACTCGCGGATTCGGATGTTCCCCTGAGCGTGAACCTAGCCCGGTACGACGGGCCCGAGCAGCGGTACTGTCCCGCCGGCGTCTATGAATTCGTGGTCGAACAAGGCGAGCAACAACTGCGGATCAACGCGCCTAACTGCCTGCACTGCAAGGCGTGCGACATCAAGGATCCGACGCAGAACATCACGTGGGTGCCGCCGCAGGGCGGCGAGGGCCCGCGGTATCCCAACATGTGA